From one Octopus bimaculoides isolate UCB-OBI-ISO-001 chromosome 1, ASM119413v2, whole genome shotgun sequence genomic stretch:
- the LOC106878066 gene encoding chromatin assembly factor 1 subunit B, with protein MKVVTPEISWHERDPVYSVDFQPGNHAIQRLATAGVDKFVRIWQVKVDNSSKVAIEFLSNLKRHTKSVNVVRFSPDGELMASGGDDAFVIIWKMGDTLSANVGNIFQEEEEDNKETWLLHKVLRGHLEDIYDLCWSADSRFIVSGSVDNSAIIWDVTKDQKVCIFKEHKSFVQGVSWDPLNEFIATMSTDRSCRVFSVAKQCLVHDIYKMNSLSQSNDSDAKCKSSRIFHDDTMRSFFRRLTFSPDGELLIMPAGCVELETKVINATFICSRYKLNKPAVYLPTGSKVTIAVRCSPIYYKLRKIPHQDLGTTVIEECNLKEWEKYQTTFCLPYRMVFAVATEDSVLIYDTQQSSPFALVKNIHYHQLSDLTWSSDGNILVVSSTDGFCSIVTFEKGEIGEPYTPVTHVCSSSTSSPLVNGGDTTEAKDQQDTSHNTTPVTPASTDSSSPMEVDEKQTDALLNEDACHLNNGFSSPKSVPSTEKLKTKNQSLIPPSEIDTCSTDFSLILETSCDASYKTNTTNSTALAKSKTNGSSTTDASIKSSSNVTSRSPNMEVIPNRENGKLKKQEETTLMSLGSPSNQADTSNFMSSQSNSSSTTDSSPAASKLPNFIGSPNQVEKPKRRIQFTTLSLLNPK; from the exons ATGAAGGTTGTGACCCCAGAAATCTCTTGGCATGAACGTGACCCTGTTTACTCAGTTGATTTCCAGCCAGGGAATCACGCAATCCAACGTTTGGCCACTGCTGGAGTGGATAAATTTGTCAGG atttGGCAAGTGAAGGTTGACAATTCTTCAAAGGTCGCCATAGAATTCTTATCTAATCTTAAAAGACACACAAAATCGGTGAATGTTGTTCGTTTTTCCCCAGATG gTGAATTGATGGCTTCAGGTGGAGATG ATGCTTTCGTCATTATATGGAAGATGGGTGATACCCTTTCTGCAAATGTTGGAAACATATttcaggaagaagaagaagacaataaGGAGACTTGGCTTCTACATAAGGTTTTGAG GGGTCATCTTGAAGATATCTACGATTTGTGTTGGTCAGCTGACAGCCGTTTCATTGTGTCAGGGTCTGTCGATAACAGTGCCATTATATGGGATGTAACAAAAG ATCAAAAAGTTTGTATATTTAAAGAACATAAAAGTTTTGTCCAAGGAGTGAGTTGGGATCCCCTGAATGAATTTATTGCTACAATGAGTACAGATAG GTCTTGTCGTGTATTCAGTGTTGCGAAACAATGCCTCGTCCATGATATTTACAAGATGAATTCActgtcacagtctaatgattccGACGCTAAATGTAAATCCAGTCGCATATTTCACGATGACACAATGAGGTCATTTTTCAGACGGTTGACCTTCAGTCCTGACGGGGAATTGTTAATCATGCCAGCTGGTTGTGTGGAACTGGAGACCAAAGTTATCAATGCTACATTTATTTGTTCCCGATATAAACTCAACAA GCCAGCTGTATATCTTCCAACTGGATCGAAAGTTACTATTGCTGTCAGATGTTCACCTATCTActacaaattaagaaaaatacCACATCAAGATTTAGGAACAACAG TTATAGAAGAATGTAATCTTAAAGAATGGGAAAAATACCAAACTACATTCTG cCTCCCTTACCGCATGGTGTTTGCTGTGGCCACAGAAGACTCAGTTTTGATATACGACACCCAACAGTCTTCTCCTTTTGCTTTGGTCAAAAACATCCATTATCACCAACTCAGTGACTTGActtg GTCAAGTGATGGTAATATCCTGGTGGTGTCCTCAACAGATGGTTTCTGTTCAATTGTCACTTTTGAGAAAGGTGAGATTGGAGAGCCCTACACACCAGTGACTCATGTAtgctcctcctccacttcctcgcCTCTTGTCAACGGAGGGGACACTACAGAAGCGAAAGACCAACAAGACACCTCCCACAACACAACTCCTGTCACTCCAGCATCAACTGATTCCAGCTCACCCATGGAGGTGGACGAGAAACAAACTGATGCCCTCCTCAATGAAGATGCCTGTCATTTGAATAATGGATTCTCTTCGCCTAAATCTGTTCCCTCAACTGAAAAATTGAAAACCAAG aATCAATCATTGATTCCTCCAAGTGAAATTGATACATGTAGTACAGACTTCAGCTTGATTTTAGAAACCTCGTGTGATGCTTCATATAAAACCAACACCACTAATTCTACAGCACTGGCCAAATCTAAGACCAATGGTTCCTCCACTACTGATGCTTCCATCAAATCTAGCTCAAATGTAACTTCAAGATCTCCGAACATGGAAGTAATACCAAACAGGGAAAACGGTAAACTAAAGAAGCAGGAAGAAACTACATTGATGAGTTTAGGGTCTCCTTCTAACCAAGCTGACACTTCTAATTTTATGTCTTCTCAAAGTAACTCTTCTTCAACTACAGACTCTAGTCCTGCTGCAAGTAAACTGCCAAATTTCATTGGTTCCCCGAACCAGGTTGAGAAGCCTAAAAGACGCATCCAGTTTACTACATTGTCTCTTCTGAATCCAAAGTAA